The genomic stretch CGCTATAACAGTCCATGAATATGCGCACGGAAGAGTTGCCTACCTGTTCGGGGATCCAACGGCAAAGATGATGGGCCGATTGACGTTCAACCCGTTCTCCCATCTGGACCCCATGGGAGCCATCTACTTTCTCCTGGTCGGATTCGGGTGGGCCAAACCCGTTCCCATAGAGCCTCGTTACTTCAAGAACCCCAGACGCGATCAGGTTCTTGTATCATTGGCCGGTCCTTCCGCAAACTTCGCAACGGCCATTATCTGTGGAATCGTATTGAGGAATTTCTTTTGGGAGAACCAGCAATTTCTTATGGTGTTCTCTCAGATGGTGGTGTTGAACCTGGCGTTTGCCCTGTTCAATTTGCTTCCGATCCCGCCCTTGGATGGGAGCCACGTTGTGGAAGGTATGTTGCCCCTGAGGCAGGCATATCAATACAGACGTTGGTCAAGATACGGTCCCATGGTGCTTTTGGGAATCCTTGTGTTTGATAATCTCACCCGTGCAGGAATCCTGAATGCCATTTTAGGTACACCCGTAATAGTTCTTTCTTACTATCTGGGTGGGGGAGCCGTTATCGCCGGACTTCATCTTCTAAGCCTGCTGCATTGACGGGACACACCCGAGGGGGTCCTTTGAGCATGGTCTTTCAGGAAAGGCGATCGAAGGTTTGAGAAGGGCGGACCCGAGGGCGATATCCTACGGGCTGTTGGCGAAATCGGCGAACGGCCCCCGCAACGGAAGCCGTCCGCCTCGTAGGTTCAAGATTGAAATCGATTGTCCCGATTGTGTTCCAGGAC from Deltaproteobacteria bacterium encodes the following:
- a CDS encoding site-2 protease family protein, yielding AITVHEYAHGRVAYLFGDPTAKMMGRLTFNPFSHLDPMGAIYFLLVGFGWAKPVPIEPRYFKNPRRDQVLVSLAGPSANFATAIICGIVLRNFFWENQQFLMVFSQMVVLNLAFALFNLLPIPPLDGSHVVEGMLPLRQAYQYRRWSRYGPMVLLGILVFDNLTRAGILNAILGTPVIVLSYYLGGGAVIAGLHLLSLLH